TGTTGATACTCCTTAATATTTTATATTATATCATTTTATAGCTCTTTAGCTATAGGGTGGATTGCCCATAATCACGCGAATATCCAAAGCCTTTTGTTTTACCCGCCGGGCGCTATTATCCACCAATAACGCGCTGACCAAATCTTCCTTTTCGTGAAGTTGGAAAGTATCGGTGAGACAAATGCCCGCGAAAGGTTGATACGCGCCACCCACCAGTTCATGATAGGTCGATTCGATATTAATGGCGGCGATGTAATAAGCCAATAGTACAATTTCATTGGCGTGGATTTCATTTTGATACTTGTGTGGTAACTGTTCTCGGGTAATTAGTCCACTTTGCAATAATCGGGTGATAAAGGTGCCGGTGCCCGTAAATGGATCGAGAATATGCACGCCTTCACTGCCTAGCGTCTTGCCAAACTCCTTCATCAAGAGATGATTGACGCTGTGAATAATAAAATCCACCACTTCCACGGGCGTGTAAACAATGCCTAGTCGCTCGGTCATACGTGGAAAAGCGTTGCGGAAAAACTTGTCATATAACTCGACCACAATTTTCTGTTTTCCCGCCGCGCTATCGATACCCGTGGCACGCATTTTCACGCTGTCGTAAAAGGATTGCAGGGTATCGGCTTCTTTATCCAGATGATGCTCATGTAGTACATCCAAGACGCCCTGCATGGCCATCGACATCGGGTTATTCACGGCAAAGCTATATCCAGAAAATAGCGCATCGAATACGGGCTTGGTGATTAAATGCTGTGCCAGCATTTCGATAATTTCACTATCGCTGATGCTGTCGTTGATATCGTCGCGTAATTCGTGGGCAAAAGAGTGAAATGCCTCACGTTCTCGGATATTGGCCGGATTTTCCACAATTCCGATAATCCGGTCGATATGGGTACGGGCAATTCTGGCAATGTCATTGGCCCAATCTTCCCAATGGTGACGATTGCCCACCTTTTGCACCAATTTAGCGTAAATGGCGCGTTCTATTTCTCCGATCTCGAATTGCATATCGAATTGTTTTTCTTGACCAGGAGGATGATTCTGGTTCCCCAGGTTAAAATTGCCCTTGCCGGTTTTCCGTTGCGCTTTACCCTTGGCGGCTTTCTGAATGGTGTCGGTGATGGCGATGATTTCCATTTTGCTGGTGTCCTTGCCAATTAAATCCAGTTTATTGACCATCGCGTCAAAACGATCATCATGAGAACGCAAGGCTTGTAATACTTGCCAGACCACGGCATAGGTTTTGTTATCGTTGAGTGCTTCGTGTGGTTCAACGCCAGCGGGAATCACCACGGGCAATATCACATAGCCCCGCTGCTTGCCCGGCGCGTTACGCATAACCCGCCCAACCGATTGCACCACGTCCACTTGCGAATTGCGTGGGGTGAGAAATAACACGGCGTCGAGCGCCGGGACATCCACGCCTTCGGAAAGACAACGCACATTGCTGAGAATGCGGCAGGTATTCGGTGCCGCCTCGGATTTAAGCCAATGAATCCGCTCTTCCTTGGCGCTGGCATTCATACCGCCGTCAACGTGCCGTGCTTCACAGGAAAGCCGTAATGGCCCCTCGGCTTTTTCTGTTTCCTGATAGGCCTCGACCACGGTTTGAAACATCGCGGCAATGAGCTTGGAACTGACTTTGTGCGTCTTCATTCCCTTGGCTACTTCAATTACCTGACAAAAAGCCACGGCGCGTTTCATGGCGGCGTTATCGGTCAAATCATTGGTTAGCCCTTGTTTGGATAACGCCTTCCAACAACCGACAATTTTGGCCGCGTCATCCATTTTGAGTTGATTGTTTTCGTCCTTGAGGAGACTTTGCAAGCGACGACTGACATGTTTTTCTTCCACCGCGAGGACGATGACTTTGTAATCCACCAATAACTTGCGTTGCACGGCCTCGGAAAAGGTAATGGCATGAAGCAGGGTTCCATAAAGCGTTTCGTCATCCATGGAACAAAGGGTGACGTTATCCTTTTCGGCGAGGGCTTTGGCGCTGTTGCCGTAAATGCGCGGGGTGGCGGTCATATAGATCCGCTTGGTCGCGTGGATGAAATTATTATTATGCACTTTCACAAAAGTGCTTTCTTCCTCGCCTTCAAAAATAGCGCCGGTGGTGCGGTGGGCTTCATCGCAAATGATGAGATCGAAGTTATCAAATTCATGATCTTTTTGGGCGCGGTGAATGACTTCAATGGAATGATAGGTTGAAAACACCACGCTCATGTGTTGCGGGTCATGACGCTTGTTGATTTCCCGGGCTAGACTTTCGGCATTGGTGGTGGCGGGGTAGCGTAATTCGTGGGTGAAGGTCTGAACGGTATCATCGTCCTTTTTGCGTTTCTTGCCGACATCGCTATCGGAGCAGACCGCGAAACAATGGAGTGGAATTGCGCTTTCCTGGGTCCATTCGGTGAGACTTTGAGAAAGCAGGGCCAGACTGGGCACCAGAAAAAGCACGCGCCCATTCTTTCCCGCCACGCTTTCGGCAATCTTGAGACTGGTAAAAGTTTTTCCAGTTCCACACGCCATGATTAATTTGCCACGATCAGCATTTTGCAATCCAGTCAGTACATTTTCCAGCGCGTGTTCCTGATGGGGTCGTAATTTCTTTTTGGGCTTAATGATTGGATCTTGATGAGGTTGATATTGTTTCCAGTCAATCTGGCTATTTTCCAGATCATGGAGATCAATTTTGCTCACTGGAGGTTGTTGATCACGTAACGCATCCTCGGCGTGCTCGCTCCAATGCGCGGTGGTACTAATAATGATGCGATGCGTGAATGGTTTTTTACCGGAGGCGGTGAAGAAACTGTCGATATCTTTTTTTTGTAGTGTGTAATCTTCCGCGTAGAGTTTGCACTGGATGGCGTGATATTCGCCGGTACCGTTGGTTTTTGCTACCAAGTCGATACCGGTATCGCGTTGGTCCAGACCTTGCTCTTTAGCCCAATCCGGGTAGAGCCGGACATCGCAATAGAGATCGCGGTAACTGGCTTCGTTACGCAAGTAACAACGGATGAGTTCTTCAAAATAGGTACCTTTTTCGCGTTCGGTGACGGCGATGGAACGGTAGGTGTTGAGCAGTTGTGAAAGAGTGTTGCTCATGGTGTACTCCTTGCAATGGTGGCCACGGCCTGATCCCAGGAAATTCCCTCTCCCATGTTTTTTTGAATCAGGTCACGCAAATTATTGGGCGGCTCTCGTAAAATATCATCCCGACAATTTTTTATCGTGGCGGTTATGGTTCGGTTTATGTTCCCAACGCGCTGGGCGCGGATAAACGCGGTTCTTAAATCTTTATCGTTTGGTGGGATGAATCGGCCAACGCCATGACTCCTTAATTTTTCCTCCAGCCAGGCAATGAATCGTGGTGAATCCATCGCGTTCAATTCAACCCGCCGACCATACCATTGGTTGCCGATAAAATTGCTTTTTGTCACCAAGAAATCGGCCTCGGCTTGGGTGGCTCCTTGCTCCTTCAATTTTGGCCTTGGATCATTCTTTCCATATTCGACTTCCTCACTGGTTAGATTCATGGCAACAATATCATCCAGCCTTAACCCAAGGTCAACAACTTTTGGTGGTTTCCTGAATTGATAACGCCGTCCGTTACTTTTAATGGTATGCGCTATTGTAAATCCAGACTTGTCGAAATCATGCAACACTAAAATAGTCACACCATGATTGGACATATTCTCCACAAGCATTCGCGCCGCTGTAGTGCTCATCCCCTTGGTGCTGAAAATGGCGATATCAAAACGGTTGGCGATATTCGCCTGTCTCAGGATGGAATCAAACCCCTCCTTTTCAATAAACAGTGCGTAACGGTAGCGTAAAACAGGGCCTTTTGTATTAATCTCATCGGGTATCCTGATATTGTCGATTCGGTCATCCACCAGATCGTGCCAGTCGTGGATATGATTTCTTACCGCCAACGTCCCGATTCCAATTCTGATTCGGGTATGGGGTTCCTCGAAATGACCACGATCATCGAACACCACATCCCAATTGTGGCACTCCTCGGAATGTTCCATCAGGTAATCTGGAAGGAGTCGTTGGGTGAAAGTAGCGCTATTTTTCCATGGAGAAGTTTTTCCGGTTAGCTCGATAATCCTTGGCCGTGCAGCGTACATAATTTGACGAGCGTTTGCGGGAAGATTGCCGCCACCACTGGCGTGAAAATACGCTTCCTGCATTACCAGCGCCGCCGCCGATTTCACGGACATGTTTTTTTCCTTATGGCGAGTTAATAGCTCGTTCCAGTCACGTCGGCTGATTCGCCGATTTCTATCCTTGGCCTCGGTGAATTTTTTTGTGGCCAATCTGACCATGCGCTCCATGTCCCTACCCATTTCCATTGGAATAAATGCTTTAGTCTTGCCGCGATCCCGATAATGAATGACTGGGCAGGCCAGATGCACGATCAGCGCCACGCCATCTTCATGATCAATTCGTGCGTCGCGCATGGCTTCGTTTAATTCGTCGAAAGGGATACCCAGTACTGGCGTCCAATTAATTCCAGCCCGAACCATCCTTCCCGCATCGTCGCTGTTAAACACACCAAAGGCGACTTCGAGGACATAAGGTAATCCATTCACGATTCCCGTCGCCTTGCGATACTCAATCGAATTCTCGCCTATTCCACAGGAAATGAGATGGTGATGGAAATTATCCCTGCCTATGACGCCAAGGGCCTCGGGTTTCACTTGACGGCTGCCCTGTTTCATTGCCTCCAATAATGTGGAAATTAACCCCATGTCAAAATCATCATTGGCCAATAAATCCTGGAGTGTTTTTCCGGTTAAACCGGAATGAGCCAATACAGACTTGGCTTTTTGCGTGCCTGACAATCCATGAAATTCCCGGATGAACTCGTTAATGGTCGTGCATTGATCCGCTTTCAACCGCAAGGCCAGCAAATCCCTGAATCGTTCATTGGTGTACCAATGTGGCGAGGTCTCCTGAGCCGGCCAGTGATTCCACGCTGGTGAAAGAGCTGCGTCATCATTGATGGTCAGGTGAGGATTGAAGATTTTGAACCCTTCAATCAGTGCGTTGTAAAAACTCGATGATTTTGTCTGGCCAATGAAGCCCAGCTTCAAAAGTGATCCGCGTCCCGATTTTTACAGAGTGATTCACTTTTGTTACCGCGACTCGTGGCGTTTGTTGTATCCGATCCAGGGTCACGTTCACCTGGCAGCCATAATCGGCGGTTTCTACAATAATCTTGCTGGTTCCCGTGGCAACGAACGGTGCGGCCCATGCCGTTTTCAGCGGCGCGGGACATTTCAAATAACGGCCTACTCATGGATCACCGCCTTTGGTCCTTGGGAATTCCGATACGACCGGCACACGAACGGAGATTGCAAAGGTCCGTATCGGTGCGGACATTGCCCACTAACCAGATGATGACAAATGCCACACCCCGGTATCGGGGTGGACTCATTCGCCGCCAGCAGCGCCATGAGTTCCGCCTTGTTGG
The window above is part of the Gammaproteobacteria bacterium genome. Proteins encoded here:
- a CDS encoding hypothetical protein (Evidence 5 : Unknown function); the encoded protein is MSNTLSQLLNTYRSIAVTEREKGTYFEELIRCYLRNEASYRDLYCDVRLYPDWAKEQGLDQRDTGIDLVAKTNGTGEYHAIQCKLYAEDYTLQKKDIDSFFTASGKKPFTHRIIISTTAHWSEHAEDALRDQQPPVSKIDLHDLENSQIDWKQYQPHQDPIIKPKKKLRPHQEHALENVLTGLQNADRGKLIMACGTGKTFTSLKIAESVAGKNGRVLFLVPSLALLSQSLTEWTQESAIPLHCFAVCSDSDVGKKRKKDDDTVQTFTHELRYPATTNAESLAREINKRHDPQHMSVVFSTYHSIEVIHRAQKDHEFDNFDLIICDEAHRTTGAIFEGEEESTFVKVHNNNFIHATKRIYMTATPRIYGNSAKALAEKDNVTLCSMDDETLYGTLLHAITFSEAVQRKLLVDYKVIVLAVEEKHVSRRLQSLLKDENNQLKMDDAAKIVGCWKALSKQGLTNDLTDNAAMKRAVAFCQVIEVAKGMKTHKVSSKLIAAMFQTVVEAYQETEKAEGPLRLSCEARHVDGGMNASAKEERIHWLKSEAAPNTCRILSNVRCLSEGVDVPALDAVLFLTPRNSQVDVVQSVGRVMRNAPGKQRGYVILPVVIPAGVEPHEALNDNKTYAVVWQVLQALRSHDDRFDAMVNKLDLIGKDTSKMEIIAITDTIQKAAKGKAQRKTGKGNFNLGNQNHPPGQEKQFDMQFEIGEIERAIYAKLVQKVGNRHHWEDWANDIARIARTHIDRIIGIVENPANIREREAFHSFAHELRDDINDSISDSEIIEMLAQHLITKPVFDALFSGYSFAVNNPMSMAMQGVLDVLHEHHLDKEADTLQSFYDSVKMRATGIDSAAGKQKIVVELYDKFFRNAFPRMTERLGIVYTPVEVVDFIIHSVNHLLMKEFGKTLGSEGVHILDPFTGTGTFITRLLQSGLITREQLPHKYQNEIHANEIVLLAYYIAAINIESTYHELVGGAYQPFAGICLTDTFQLHEKEDLVSALLVDNSARRVKQKALDIRVIMGNPPYS
- a CDS encoding hypothetical protein (Evidence 5 : Unknown function), coding for MKLGFIGQTKSSSFYNALIEGFKIFNPHLTINDDAALSPAWNHWPAQETSPHWYTNERFRDLLALRLKADQCTTINEFIREFHGLSGTQKAKSVLAHSGLTGKTLQDLLANDDFDMGLISTLLEAMKQGSRQVKPEALGVIGRDNFHHHLISCGIGENSIEYRKATGIVNGLPYVLEVAFGVFNSDDAGRMVRAGINWTPVLGIPFDELNEAMRDARIDHEDGVALIVHLACPVIHYRDRGKTKAFIPMEMGRDMERMVRLATKKFTEAKDRNRRISRRDWNELLTRHKEKNMSVKSAAALVMQEAYFHASGGGNLPANARQIMYAARPRIIELTGKTSPWKNSATFTQRLLPDYLMEHSEECHNWDVVFDDRGHFEEPHTRIRIGIGTLAVRNHIHDWHDLVDDRIDNIRIPDEINTKGPVLRYRYALFIEKEGFDSILRQANIANRFDIAIFSTKGMSTTAARMLVENMSNHGVTILVLHDFDKSGFTIAHTIKSNGRRYQFRKPPKVVDLGLRLDDIVAMNLTSEEVEYGKNDPRPKLKEQGATQAEADFLVTKSNFIGNQWYGRRVELNAMDSPRFIAWLEEKLRSHGVGRFIPPNDKDLRTAFIRAQRVGNINRTITATIKNCRDDILREPPNNLRDLIQKNMGEGISWDQAVATIARSTP
- a CDS encoding hypothetical protein (Evidence 5 : Unknown function), with the translated sequence MKCPAPLKTAWAAPFVATGTSKIIVETADYGCQVNVTLDRIQQTPRVAVTKVNHSVKIGTRITFEAGLHWPDKIIEFLQRTD